Proteins found in one Massilia sp. H6 genomic segment:
- a CDS encoding TonB-dependent receptor domain-containing protein: MAFAATAYAQDAQQAPAAAGQTLQRVEVTGSRIATANLESISPVTVVGAKDIKLEGTRSVENLLNNLPQVFADQGGSISNGSSGTATVNLRNFGSDRTLVLVNGRRLPAGSPRNTAADLNQIPASLIKRVEVLTGGASAIYGSDAVAGVVNFIMNDSFQGVQLEANYGFYNHQQNGGMAAEASKRRNFPLPDDKGADGKVKDATLLLGGNFAEGRGNSVAFFGYKKEDALLQSERDFSACSLGGFSSNERFNCGGSGTSFPGRFFTAAGQRTVADASGNTRPYVAATDQYNFGPLNYFRRPSERYTFSNFSRFDISDQMRLYTEASFHDDSTVAQIAPSGLFGFDASGANAIRFENPLLSPAWRRDLGLNAPGDTADTLIFRRNVEGGGRRDDQRHTSYRGVVGVKGDVGNWNYDVFAQMGKVLYSETYQNDFSIQRTGRALDVVTGANGQPVCRSVVTGSDPNCVPYNIWSLGKVSPEALKYLQTPGFQKGSTSQSVQGINLSTDLGEYGIKLPTSKDGIGIAFGWEHRTEKLDLQTDTAFETGDLAGQGGPTLGVAGQFSVRDYYAEARVPVLEKMPFADALTLTASYRKSDYSTGQNTSSYGLGAEWAPVQAAKVRFSYQRAARAANVVELFTPQGLSLYSMSGDPCAGATPTASLAQCARTGVTAAQYGRIEDSPAQQYNQITGGNTNLAPEESDSYTLGLVLTPMRNLSLTIDAFDMKVTGVIDGSPAATTLTQCLQTGAADFCSLVTRDRLGTLWALNEANIIATNQNLGMRSTRGIDLGANYGYKMGGWGSLDLSLIGTYLDEFKQEDFPGSGQYDCAGLHGANCGIPLPKWRHKVRAVWGTPWQGLELGVTWRHVNEVKLDATSDNDLLKGSFKTVDAKLSARDYIDFVGQWTATKNLTLRAGINNALDRDPPLSGVTAATFGNGNTYPQVYDALGRHIFLNLTAKF, translated from the coding sequence ATGGCATTTGCCGCGACTGCGTATGCGCAAGACGCGCAGCAAGCCCCCGCAGCAGCGGGCCAGACCCTGCAACGGGTGGAGGTGACCGGTTCGCGCATCGCCACCGCCAACCTGGAAAGCATCAGCCCGGTCACCGTGGTCGGCGCCAAGGACATCAAGCTCGAAGGCACGCGCTCGGTCGAGAACCTGCTTAACAACCTGCCACAGGTGTTTGCCGATCAGGGCGGTTCGATCTCGAACGGCTCGTCGGGCACCGCCACCGTCAACCTGCGCAACTTCGGCTCCGACCGCACCCTGGTGCTGGTCAATGGCCGCCGCCTGCCAGCCGGTTCGCCGCGCAATACCGCAGCCGACCTGAACCAGATCCCGGCTTCGCTGATCAAGCGCGTCGAAGTGCTCACCGGCGGCGCCTCGGCCATTTACGGCTCGGACGCGGTCGCAGGTGTCGTCAACTTCATCATGAACGACAGTTTCCAGGGCGTGCAACTGGAAGCCAACTACGGGTTCTACAACCACCAGCAAAACGGCGGCATGGCTGCCGAGGCGTCGAAGCGCCGCAATTTCCCGCTGCCGGACGACAAGGGCGCCGACGGCAAGGTCAAGGACGCGACCCTGCTGTTGGGCGGCAACTTCGCTGAAGGCCGCGGCAATTCGGTCGCCTTCTTCGGCTACAAGAAAGAAGACGCGCTGCTGCAGTCGGAGCGCGATTTCTCGGCCTGCTCGTTGGGCGGCTTCAGCTCGAACGAACGCTTCAATTGCGGCGGTTCCGGCACCAGCTTCCCGGGCCGCTTCTTCACCGCTGCCGGCCAGCGCACCGTGGCTGATGCCAGTGGCAACACCCGCCCGTATGTGGCCGCCACCGACCAGTACAACTTCGGTCCTCTGAACTATTTCCGCCGCCCGTCGGAGCGCTATACCTTCAGTAACTTCAGCCGCTTCGACATCAGCGACCAGATGCGCCTGTACACCGAAGCGAGCTTCCACGACGACAGCACCGTGGCGCAGATCGCACCATCGGGCCTGTTCGGCTTTGACGCCTCGGGCGCCAATGCCATTCGCTTTGAAAACCCGCTCCTGTCGCCGGCCTGGCGCCGCGACCTCGGCCTGAACGCGCCGGGCGACACGGCCGACACGCTGATCTTCCGTCGCAACGTCGAAGGCGGCGGCCGCCGCGACGACCAGCGCCACACCTCGTACCGCGGCGTCGTTGGCGTCAAGGGCGATGTCGGCAACTGGAACTACGACGTCTTCGCCCAGATGGGCAAGGTGCTGTACTCGGAAACCTACCAGAACGATTTCTCGATCCAGCGCACCGGCCGTGCACTCGATGTGGTCACCGGCGCCAATGGCCAACCGGTATGCCGCAGCGTCGTCACCGGCAGCGATCCGAACTGCGTCCCGTACAACATCTGGTCGCTGGGCAAAGTATCGCCAGAAGCCCTGAAGTACCTGCAGACCCCTGGCTTCCAGAAGGGCAGCACCTCGCAGTCGGTGCAGGGCATCAACCTGTCGACCGATCTCGGCGAATACGGCATCAAGCTGCCGACCAGCAAGGACGGGATCGGCATCGCCTTCGGCTGGGAACATCGCACTGAAAAGCTCGACCTCCAGACCGACACCGCCTTCGAAACCGGCGACCTGGCAGGCCAGGGCGGCCCGACCCTGGGCGTAGCCGGCCAGTTCAGCGTGCGCGACTACTACGCCGAAGCACGCGTGCCGGTGCTGGAAAAAATGCCGTTTGCCGACGCCTTGACCCTGACCGCGTCGTACCGCAAGTCGGACTACTCGACCGGCCAGAACACCAGCTCGTATGGTCTGGGCGCAGAGTGGGCCCCGGTGCAGGCAGCCAAGGTGCGCTTCAGCTACCAGCGCGCGGCGCGCGCGGCCAACGTGGTCGAACTGTTCACCCCTCAGGGCCTGAGCCTGTACAGCATGTCGGGCGATCCATGTGCCGGCGCTACGCCGACGGCAAGCCTGGCCCAGTGCGCCCGCACCGGCGTGACCGCGGCCCAGTATGGCCGGATCGAGGATAGCCCGGCGCAGCAGTACAACCAGATCACCGGCGGCAACACCAACCTGGCACCGGAAGAATCGGATTCGTACACGCTGGGCCTGGTCCTGACCCCGATGCGCAACCTGAGCCTGACGATCGACGCCTTCGACATGAAGGTCACCGGTGTGATCGATGGCTCGCCTGCGGCCACCACCCTGACCCAGTGCCTCCAGACTGGCGCTGCGGACTTCTGCTCGCTGGTCACCCGTGACCGCCTGGGCACCCTGTGGGCCCTGAACGAAGCGAACATCATCGCCACCAACCAGAACCTGGGCATGCGTTCGACCCGCGGCATCGACCTGGGCGCGAACTACGGCTACAAGATGGGCGGCTGGGGCAGCCTGGACCTGTCGCTGATCGGCACCTACCTGGATGAGTTCAAGCAGGAAGACTTCCCCGGTTCGGGCCAGTACGACTGCGCCGGCCTGCATGGCGCCAACTGCGGCATTCCACTGCCAAAGTGGCGTCACAAGGTACGCGCCGTGTGGGGCACCCCATGGCAGGGCCTGGAGCTGGGCGTGACCTGGCGCCATGTCAACGAAGTCAAGCTCGATGCGACCAGCGACAACGATCTGCTCAAGGGCAGCTTCAAGACCGTCGATGCCAAGCTCAGCGCTCGTGACTACATCGACTTCGTCGGCCAGTGGACGGCTACCAAGAACCTGACCCTGCGCGCTGGTATCAACAATGCGCTGGACCGCGATCCGCCGCTGTCGGGCGTGACTGCCGCCACCTTCGGCAACGGCAATACCTACCCGCAGGTGTATGACGCCCTGGGCCGTCATATCTTCCTGAACCTGACCGCCAAGTTCTAA
- a CDS encoding ABC transporter permease, whose translation MLSFILRRLWQMLPTMAGVVLLVFLLFNWVGGDPAYLLAGKMADSAAIENIRRQLGTDQPYAVQLWIFIQQILTFDFGNAWSTGEPVSDIIASRLGPSLTVLVPLTILETVLGIALALAIAFVRGSLTDRAIMVACTVGMSVSILVYIIVFQYVLAYQLGMFPVQGWGDSLGENLLRYAMLPIIIGLVVSIAPTLRLYRSFVLDEAGQDYVRTARAKGLSERRIVWVHVLRNAAIPIITHVMANLPALLIGAFLLERFFGIPGIGREVILAVERSDFPVIKAITVYVAAATMVFNLLADLLYQVVDPRVRLT comes from the coding sequence ATGCTGAGTTTTATCCTGCGGCGCTTGTGGCAGATGCTGCCCACGATGGCGGGCGTCGTGCTGCTGGTGTTCTTGCTGTTCAACTGGGTCGGCGGCGACCCGGCCTACCTGCTGGCCGGGAAAATGGCCGACAGCGCTGCCATCGAGAACATCCGGCGCCAGCTCGGCACCGACCAGCCTTATGCGGTCCAGCTGTGGATCTTCATCCAGCAGATCCTGACCTTCGACTTCGGCAATGCCTGGAGTACCGGCGAACCGGTCTCGGACATCATCGCCAGCCGCCTGGGACCGTCGCTCACGGTGCTGGTACCGCTGACCATCCTGGAAACCGTGCTCGGCATCGCGCTGGCGCTGGCGATCGCCTTCGTGCGCGGTTCGCTCACGGACCGCGCCATCATGGTGGCCTGCACGGTCGGGATGTCGGTCTCGATCCTGGTCTACATCATCGTGTTCCAGTATGTGCTGGCCTATCAGCTGGGGATGTTCCCGGTGCAGGGCTGGGGCGATAGCCTGGGCGAAAACCTGCTGCGCTACGCGATGCTGCCGATCATCATCGGCCTGGTGGTGTCAATCGCCCCGACCCTGCGCCTGTACCGCAGCTTCGTGCTCGACGAAGCAGGGCAAGACTACGTGCGCACCGCGCGCGCCAAGGGATTGAGCGAGCGGCGCATCGTCTGGGTCCATGTGCTGCGCAATGCGGCGATCCCGATCATTACCCATGTCATGGCCAACCTGCCGGCGCTGCTGATCGGCGCCTTCCTGCTCGAGCGTTTCTTTGGCATTCCCGGCATCGGGCGCGAAGTGATCCTGGCCGTCGAACGCAGCGACTTTCCGGTGATCAAGGCAATCACGGTGTACGTGGCAGCGGCCACGATGGTGTTCAACCTGCTGGCCGACCTGTTGTACCAGGTGGTCGACCCCCGGGTTCGACTCACATGA
- a CDS encoding ABC transporter permease, giving the protein MTTHPISPGLWALAWRRLRADRVAMAALAVVAAFLLMLVLSSLGLVAGDWEDEVAVNYAPPTFLGVDADTRALAAAQLPRATPPNAFDPLAAELAELKAQVGASDAPRIKALTLPFGADKWGHDVLKKTIKGGETSIVVGLVAALVAVALGTLFGALSGFYGGVVDDLFNWFYSIFTSIPSILMILTVAAVLQQKGVMTIVLILGLTGWTGPYRLMRAEYIKHKAREYVMAADAIGASAWRRMFSHILPNVSHVALVQMSILVVGFIKAEVILSFLGFGVPVGTVSWGSMLNEAQNELILGKWWQLAAAAGAMALLMTAFSLLTDALRDALDPKLK; this is encoded by the coding sequence ATGACGACGCACCCGATCTCTCCGGGACTGTGGGCGCTGGCCTGGCGGCGCCTGCGCGCCGACCGCGTCGCGATGGCCGCGCTGGCGGTGGTGGCTGCCTTTCTGCTGATGCTGGTGCTCTCCAGCCTGGGCCTGGTCGCGGGCGACTGGGAAGACGAAGTGGCCGTCAACTACGCGCCGCCCACGTTCCTGGGCGTCGATGCCGACACCCGCGCGCTGGCCGCCGCCCAGCTGCCGCGCGCTACCCCGCCCAATGCCTTCGATCCGCTGGCGGCGGAGCTGGCCGAACTCAAGGCCCAGGTCGGTGCCAGCGATGCGCCGCGCATCAAGGCACTGACGCTGCCCTTCGGAGCCGATAAATGGGGCCATGACGTGCTCAAGAAAACCATCAAGGGCGGCGAGACATCGATCGTGGTCGGGCTGGTGGCGGCGCTGGTGGCGGTGGCGCTGGGCACGCTGTTCGGCGCGCTGTCGGGCTTTTACGGTGGGGTCGTGGACGACCTGTTCAACTGGTTCTACAGCATCTTCACATCGATTCCGTCGATCCTGATGATCCTGACCGTGGCCGCGGTGTTGCAGCAAAAAGGCGTCATGACGATCGTGCTGATCCTCGGCCTGACCGGCTGGACCGGGCCCTACCGCCTGATGCGCGCCGAATACATCAAGCACAAGGCGCGCGAATACGTGATGGCGGCCGACGCCATCGGGGCCTCGGCCTGGCGCCGCATGTTCAGCCACATTCTGCCGAATGTCTCGCACGTGGCGCTGGTGCAGATGTCGATCCTGGTGGTCGGCTTCATTAAGGCCGAAGTGATCTTGTCCTTCCTTGGGTTTGGGGTGCCGGTTGGCACCGTATCGTGGGGGAGCATGCTCAACGAGGCGCAGAACGAACTCATACTCGGCAAGTGGTGGCAACTGGCGGCGGCGGCGGGCGCGATGGCGCTGCTGATGACGGCCTTTTCGCTGCTGACCGACGCCCTGCGCGATGCACTGGACCCCAAACTGAAATGA
- a CDS encoding ABC transporter ATP-binding protein has product MTATDSSMLLQVRNLRISFRLDQQRSVEAVKGISFDLPSNSTVALVGESGSGKSVSSLALMGLLPAETTIIDPASSARFDGRELLGMPLAQRRALCGKEIAMIFQEPMSSLNPVFTVGFQIGEVLRQHMGMSARQARARTLALLAEVGIPDPAAKIDAYPGQMSGGQQQRVMIAMAIACEPKLLIADEPTTALDVTIQKTILALIAGLQKKHRMSVLFITHDLALVAEIADRVIVMRHGEVREEGLAAQVFGAPRDAYTRALLHCRPKLDERPERLPVIDDDSGQGEQAGLVLPQRTRGSAPGDQPLLVVRKLAKSFYSRDGFFRQREFQAVKDVSFTLARGKTLGVVGESGSGKTTVGLTLLRLHRATGGSALFEGKDLLAMSDREFQSYKRRIQIIFQNPYASLNPRFTVGQILLEPMRIHRIGACDSERSAMAQQLLERVGLPAGALQRYPHEFSGGQRQRIAIARCLTMKPDILVCDESVSALDVSVQAQVLNLLQDLQDEYGMSYLFISHDLSVVKYIADQVMVMHQGSVVETADSDELYRNPQHPYTRALLAAIPRGL; this is encoded by the coding sequence ATGACTGCCACCGATTCCAGCATGTTGCTGCAGGTGCGCAACCTGCGCATCTCGTTTCGCCTTGATCAGCAGCGCAGCGTCGAAGCGGTCAAGGGCATCTCGTTCGACCTGCCGAGCAACAGCACGGTGGCGCTGGTGGGCGAATCCGGTAGCGGCAAGTCGGTCAGTTCGCTCGCCTTGATGGGCTTGCTGCCGGCGGAGACCACCATCATCGATCCGGCGTCGAGCGCGCGCTTCGACGGCCGCGAGCTGTTGGGGATGCCGCTCGCGCAGCGGCGCGCGCTGTGCGGCAAGGAGATCGCCATGATCTTCCAGGAGCCAATGTCTTCGCTCAATCCGGTGTTCACGGTCGGCTTCCAGATTGGCGAGGTGCTGCGCCAGCACATGGGCATGAGCGCCAGGCAGGCGCGCGCGCGCACCCTGGCATTGCTGGCCGAAGTCGGGATTCCCGACCCGGCGGCCAAGATCGACGCCTACCCCGGCCAGATGTCGGGCGGCCAGCAGCAGCGCGTAATGATCGCAATGGCGATCGCCTGCGAGCCGAAACTGCTGATCGCCGACGAGCCGACCACCGCGCTCGACGTCACCATCCAGAAAACCATATTGGCGTTGATCGCCGGCCTCCAGAAAAAGCACCGGATGTCGGTCCTGTTCATTACCCACGACCTCGCCCTGGTGGCAGAGATCGCCGACCGCGTGATCGTGATGCGCCATGGCGAAGTGCGGGAAGAGGGGCTTGCCGCCCAGGTGTTCGGCGCACCGCGCGATGCCTACACGCGCGCGCTGCTGCACTGCCGCCCGAAGCTTGACGAGCGGCCCGAGCGCTTGCCGGTCATCGACGATGATTCTGGCCAGGGCGAGCAGGCCGGACTGGTCCTGCCGCAGCGCACCCGCGGCAGCGCGCCGGGCGACCAGCCGCTGCTGGTGGTGCGCAAGCTGGCCAAGAGTTTTTACTCGCGCGACGGGTTCTTTAGACAGCGCGAGTTCCAGGCGGTCAAGGATGTGTCGTTCACGCTGGCGCGCGGCAAGACCCTGGGCGTGGTGGGCGAATCCGGCTCGGGCAAGACCACCGTCGGCCTGACCCTGCTGCGCCTGCACCGCGCCACCGGCGGCAGCGCGCTGTTCGAGGGTAAAGACCTGCTGGCCATGTCCGACCGCGAGTTCCAGAGCTACAAGCGGCGTATCCAGATCATTTTTCAGAATCCGTATGCGTCGCTCAATCCGCGCTTTACGGTGGGACAGATCTTGCTCGAGCCGATGCGCATCCACCGGATTGGCGCCTGCGACAGCGAGCGCAGCGCCATGGCCCAGCAATTACTGGAGCGGGTCGGCCTGCCGGCGGGAGCCTTGCAGCGCTACCCGCACGAGTTTTCCGGCGGCCAGCGCCAGCGCATCGCGATCGCGCGCTGCCTGACCATGAAGCCGGACATCCTGGTCTGCGACGAATCGGTGTCGGCGCTGGATGTCTCGGTGCAGGCCCAGGTGCTCAATCTGCTGCAAGACCTGCAGGACGAATACGGCATGAGTTACCTGTTCATTTCGCATGACCTGTCGGTGGTGAAGTACATCGCCGACCAGGTCATGGTGATGCACCAGGGCAGCGTGGTCGAAACGGCCGATTCGGACGAACTGTACCGCAATCCCCAGCACCCCTATACACGGGCATTACTGGCGGCGATACCGCGCGGCCTGTAG
- a CDS encoding glucokinase, whose protein sequence is MTDFSSHLASTTPAHAGGVRLLADIGGTNARFALEPAPGRFAAIEVLSCNDHATLGDALRAYLALPQVAALHGGIGHAAIAIANPVVGDQVRMTNHHWAFSIEALRQECGLDTLLVVNDFSALARSLPHLDGQKLQVGGGAPVADAPLGLLGAGTGLGVSGLIPLAAHWTALRSEGGHVSFSPVNEREVAILQFAWREFEHVSSERLLSGAGVELIYRALCDQAGRAVESLAAPEISRRALAGECTLCDEVLETFCGMLGTAAGNLAITLGAQGGVYIGGGIVPRLGERFLASSFRRRFEQRGRFSSYMAAIPTYVITADYPAFLGVSSILSEKLSASSK, encoded by the coding sequence ATGACCGATTTCTCTTCCCACCTTGCCTCAACAACGCCTGCCCATGCGGGCGGCGTGCGCCTGCTCGCCGATATCGGCGGCACCAACGCCCGTTTCGCGCTGGAGCCTGCGCCGGGCCGCTTCGCGGCGATCGAGGTGCTGTCCTGCAATGACCATGCTACGCTCGGTGATGCGCTACGCGCCTACCTGGCGCTGCCGCAGGTGGCGGCCCTGCATGGGGGCATCGGCCACGCGGCCATTGCCATTGCCAACCCGGTGGTGGGTGACCAGGTGCGCATGACCAACCACCATTGGGCGTTTTCGATCGAGGCGCTGCGCCAGGAGTGCGGTCTCGACACGCTGCTGGTGGTGAACGATTTTTCCGCGCTGGCGCGCTCGCTGCCACATCTGGACGGGCAAAAGCTGCAGGTCGGCGGCGGCGCCCCGGTCGCCGATGCGCCGCTCGGCCTGCTCGGCGCCGGTACCGGCCTGGGTGTCTCGGGACTGATTCCGCTCGCGGCCCACTGGACGGCGCTGCGCAGCGAAGGAGGGCATGTGAGCTTCTCGCCAGTGAACGAGCGCGAAGTCGCCATCTTGCAATTTGCCTGGCGCGAGTTCGAGCATGTCTCGAGCGAGCGGCTGCTATCGGGCGCGGGCGTGGAATTGATCTACCGCGCGCTGTGCGACCAGGCCGGCCGCGCGGTCGAGAGCCTGGCTGCGCCGGAGATCTCGCGCCGCGCCCTGGCCGGAGAGTGCACGCTCTGCGACGAAGTGCTGGAAACCTTCTGCGGCATGCTCGGTACCGCCGCCGGCAACCTGGCCATTACCCTTGGCGCCCAGGGCGGCGTGTATATCGGCGGCGGCATCGTGCCGCGCCTGGGCGAGCGCTTCCTGGCCTCGTCGTTCCGCCGCCGCTTCGAGCAGCGCGGCCGCTTCAGCAGCTATATGGCGGCCATTCCAACCTATGTGATCACCGCCGACTATCCGGCGTTTCTTGGTGTGTCGTCGATTTTGTCGGAAAAACTGTCGGCTTCGAGCAAATAA
- the scpB gene encoding SMC-Scp complex subunit ScpB: protein MNTDEAKRVLETALLCAREPMTLHGMKKLFAEVDAGGRQLNAGVGTDTIKILLEELRQDWQGRGIEIVSLASGWRFQSRPEMKPYLERLAPEKPPKYSRATLETLAIIAYRQPVTRGDIEEIRGVAVNSQTVKMLEDRGWIDVLGYREVVGRPALLGTTKQFLDDLGLASLSQLPPLQAVADGPDSRSLEALEAALNDNFDKAPARADADQALTETDTETGAPIEAAPVEVPNFDRETAAAAGPGQHNKESNDESN from the coding sequence ATGAACACTGACGAGGCCAAGCGGGTCCTCGAGACCGCCCTGCTGTGTGCGCGCGAGCCCATGACACTGCACGGCATGAAAAAACTGTTCGCAGAAGTCGATGCGGGCGGTCGCCAGCTCAATGCCGGCGTCGGAACCGACACGATCAAGATTTTGCTGGAAGAACTGCGCCAGGACTGGCAGGGGCGCGGCATCGAAATCGTCAGCCTGGCATCCGGCTGGCGTTTCCAGAGCCGGCCCGAAATGAAGCCTTATCTCGAGCGCCTCGCGCCCGAGAAGCCGCCGAAGTATTCGCGCGCCACGCTGGAAACACTGGCGATCATTGCCTACCGCCAGCCGGTCACGCGCGGCGACATCGAGGAAATCCGCGGTGTCGCGGTCAATTCGCAGACGGTCAAGATGCTGGAAGACCGTGGCTGGATCGATGTGCTCGGCTACCGCGAGGTGGTGGGGCGCCCCGCGTTGCTGGGCACCACCAAGCAGTTCCTGGATGACCTGGGCCTGGCTTCGCTGTCGCAATTGCCGCCGCTGCAGGCGGTTGCGGATGGACCGGATAGCCGTAGCCTGGAAGCGCTGGAAGCGGCGCTGAACGACAATTTTGACAAGGCGCCAGCGCGAGCGGACGCCGACCAAGCACTTACCGAGACAGACACGGAGACCGGCGCGCCGATAGAGGCGGCGCCTGTCGAAGTCCCGAATTTTGACCGCGAGACGGCGGCAGCCGCTGGGCCAGGTCAGCACAATAAAGAGTCGAATGATGAATCCAACTGA
- the rluB gene encoding 23S rRNA pseudouridine(2605) synthase RluB, translating into MNPTEPNQVIPADGADAAAKPKRARKPAAATLDAAAGAPEAAVKPKRTRKAAVADGAAAAGDAADAAAPKPATKPPRARAARAAKAEAQPVVDAPAAPSASSPEGDAVQGAEQRKPRGPRQMRAKRQEREARQMDQAPVTEAGAVADADASAGAPAEGEGAPVGGQREGRGRNGQKPGQREGQRGQQGQQAAGRQGKPQGKAQGRPQGRGGKPANEADAVFSFVTSDDFDSSEGGRGNAPAKAVRRDLTSDDDAPKLHKVLAEAGLGSRRDMEDLIVAGRVSVNGEPAHIGQRILPTDAVRINGKQIHRRVNTSKPPRVLVYHKPAGEIVSHDDPEGRPSVFDRLPTMKAGKWLAVGRLDFNTEGLLLFTTSGDLANRLMHPRYNIDREYAVRTLGELEEGMRQKLLSGVELDDGMASFSKVQDGGGEGINKWYRVVIGEGRNREVRRMFEAVGLTVSRLIRTRYGAMTLPTALKRGRWEELEENDVRSLMTAFGVEKKGAAAEQGKGRGGKPQAGARGDDARRSDGNRIDRVDANRNVDPYGPQAARVGSARAQGPQGGMPGGRTQGGKGGPKAGGQGSAKPGSFGAAQQRPSGRPKQPDPLQTTFGFAGTGGGRRGGQGPRGSEHGLPRRGRRG; encoded by the coding sequence ATGAATCCAACTGAACCGAACCAAGTCATCCCTGCCGACGGCGCTGACGCCGCCGCCAAGCCGAAACGCGCCCGCAAGCCGGCTGCCGCAACACTCGATGCTGCGGCAGGCGCGCCGGAAGCGGCCGTCAAGCCCAAGCGCACCCGCAAGGCCGCCGTTGCCGACGGCGCCGCCGCCGCGGGCGATGCAGCCGATGCGGCCGCGCCCAAGCCGGCAACCAAGCCGCCCAGGGCGCGTGCCGCCCGGGCCGCCAAGGCCGAGGCCCAGCCTGTAGTCGATGCGCCTGCGGCGCCTTCGGCCTCCAGCCCGGAGGGCGATGCGGTCCAGGGCGCCGAGCAGCGCAAGCCACGCGGTCCGCGCCAGATGCGCGCCAAGCGCCAGGAGCGCGAAGCGCGCCAGATGGACCAGGCGCCGGTAACTGAAGCAGGCGCGGTGGCGGACGCTGATGCCAGCGCCGGCGCGCCGGCCGAGGGCGAGGGGGCGCCAGTTGGCGGGCAGCGCGAAGGGCGCGGCCGCAACGGCCAGAAACCGGGCCAGCGCGAGGGCCAGCGCGGCCAGCAGGGCCAGCAGGCGGCCGGTCGCCAGGGCAAGCCACAAGGCAAGGCTCAAGGTCGCCCGCAGGGCAGGGGCGGCAAGCCGGCCAACGAAGCCGATGCCGTGTTCTCGTTCGTCACGTCGGACGATTTCGATTCGAGCGAAGGGGGCCGCGGTAACGCGCCTGCCAAGGCGGTGCGGCGCGACCTGACTTCGGATGACGATGCGCCGAAGCTGCACAAGGTCCTGGCCGAGGCCGGCCTGGGCTCGCGCCGCGACATGGAAGACCTGATCGTTGCCGGCCGCGTGTCGGTGAACGGCGAGCCGGCCCACATCGGCCAGCGCATCTTGCCGACCGATGCCGTGCGCATCAACGGCAAGCAGATCCATCGCCGCGTCAATACCAGCAAGCCGCCGCGCGTGCTGGTGTATCACAAGCCGGCCGGCGAGATTGTCAGCCATGACGATCCGGAAGGCCGTCCATCGGTGTTCGATCGCCTGCCGACCATGAAGGCCGGCAAGTGGCTGGCCGTGGGCCGCCTCGACTTCAATACCGAAGGCCTGCTGTTGTTTACGACCTCGGGCGACCTTGCCAACCGGCTGATGCACCCGCGCTATAACATCGACCGCGAATACGCGGTGCGCACCTTGGGCGAACTCGAAGAAGGCATGCGCCAGAAGCTCCTGAGCGGCGTCGAGCTCGACGACGGTATGGCCTCGTTCTCGAAGGTCCAGGACGGCGGCGGCGAAGGCATCAACAAGTGGTACCGGGTGGTGATCGGCGAAGGCCGCAACCGCGAAGTGCGGCGCATGTTCGAGGCGGTCGGCCTGACCGTGTCGCGCCTGATCCGTACCCGCTACGGCGCCATGACCCTGCCGACTGCCCTCAAGCGCGGCCGCTGGGAAGAACTGGAAGAAAACGATGTGCGCTCGCTGATGACCGCGTTCGGCGTCGAGAAGAAGGGTGCTGCTGCCGAGCAGGGCAAGGGCCGTGGCGGCAAGCCGCAGGCCGGCGCCCGTGGTGACGATGCGCGCCGCAGCGACGGTAACCGGATCGACCGGGTCGACGCCAACCGCAACGTCGATCCGTATGGCCCACAGGCCGCGCGCGTGGGCAGCGCTCGTGCGCAGGGTCCGCAAGGCGGCATGCCGGGCGGCCGTACGCAAGGCGGCAAGGGTGGTCCCAAGGCGGGCGGACAGGGTAGCGCCAAGCCGGGCAGCTTTGGTGCTGCCCAGCAGCGTCCAAGCGGCCGTCCGAAGCAGCCCGATCCGCTGCAGACCACGTTCGGCTTCGCCGGCACGGGCGGCGGCCGGCGCGGCGGCCAGGGTCCGCGCGGTTCCGAGCACGGCTTGCCGCGCCGCGGCCGTCGCGGCTGA
- the rimP gene encoding ribosome maturation factor RimP: MQQFDLIAKTVSGLGYELVDVERGDRGILRVYIDFPADAVEEKGPITVEDCATVSHQLSHVFTVENVDYERLEISSPGLDRPVRTLADFARFAGLECTVKLRVAMPGTANRKTFTGILRGVENEKVGLEIENKDGAALLEFTLAELDKARLVPQVDFRSRKA, encoded by the coding sequence GTGCAGCAGTTTGACTTAATCGCCAAAACAGTCAGTGGCCTCGGCTACGAACTCGTCGACGTCGAACGCGGCGATCGCGGCATCTTGCGGGTGTATATCGATTTCCCGGCAGATGCCGTGGAAGAGAAGGGGCCGATCACGGTCGAGGACTGTGCCACGGTCAGCCACCAGTTGTCGCACGTGTTCACGGTAGAGAATGTGGATTACGAGCGCCTGGAAATCTCGTCGCCGGGCCTGGACCGGCCGGTGCGCACGCTCGCCGACTTTGCGCGCTTTGCCGGGCTCGAATGCACGGTCAAGCTGCGCGTTGCGATGCCGGGCACCGCGAACCGGAAAACCTTTACCGGAATCCTGCGCGGCGTCGAGAACGAAAAAGTCGGTTTGGAAATTGAAAATAAAGATGGCGCAGCGTTGTTGGAATTTACGCTGGCCGAATTGGACAAGGCACGTTTGGTGCCGCAGGTGGATTTTAGGAGTCGCAAAGCATGA